The following proteins come from a genomic window of Yinghuangia sp. ASG 101:
- a CDS encoding zinc-dependent metalloprotease — protein sequence MTSGADMIDWDLAVSTANRLVRPGPEVSRDEARAAVAELRAHAADSEGHVRSFTGLDTRGNDTPVLIVDRGGWVRANVQGFRHVLRPLLDKVNERRDTIPGANALSGVGSKVTGIELGTLLSFLSARVLGQYETFAPGTESPDASPGRLLLVAPNIVQVERELDVDPTDFRLWVCLHEETHRTQFTAVPWLRDHLEQEVHAFLTETEVDPSAMMRRFREAAQALVAGRRGEDTDKSADSSLVELVQTPVQREILHRITAVMSLLEGHADYVMDGVGPQVIPTVAEIREKFQQRRARGTGRLDLALRKLLGMDAKLRQYRDGERFVRTVVDQVGMSGFNRVWTSPNTLPTRGEIAEPQTWVDRVHGTRSAPS from the coding sequence ATGACGAGCGGTGCGGACATGATCGACTGGGACCTGGCCGTTTCCACGGCCAATCGGCTGGTGCGCCCCGGCCCGGAGGTGAGCCGGGACGAAGCGCGCGCCGCCGTCGCGGAGCTGCGGGCGCACGCGGCGGACTCCGAGGGCCACGTGCGCTCCTTCACCGGGCTCGACACCCGGGGCAACGACACCCCGGTCCTCATCGTCGACCGGGGCGGCTGGGTCCGGGCCAACGTCCAGGGCTTCCGGCACGTCCTGCGCCCCCTGCTCGACAAGGTCAACGAGCGGCGCGACACGATCCCCGGCGCCAACGCGCTGTCCGGTGTCGGCAGCAAGGTGACCGGCATCGAGCTGGGCACGCTGCTGTCGTTCCTGTCCGCCCGCGTGCTCGGGCAGTACGAGACCTTCGCGCCGGGCACGGAGTCGCCCGACGCGAGCCCCGGCCGCCTCCTGCTCGTCGCGCCGAACATCGTCCAGGTCGAACGCGAACTCGACGTCGACCCGACCGATTTCCGCCTGTGGGTCTGCCTGCACGAGGAGACCCACCGCACGCAGTTCACCGCGGTGCCCTGGCTGCGCGACCACCTGGAGCAGGAGGTCCACGCCTTCCTCACCGAGACCGAGGTCGACCCGTCCGCGATGATGCGCCGGTTCCGCGAGGCGGCGCAGGCGCTGGTCGCGGGCCGCCGGGGCGAGGACACCGACAAGTCCGCCGACAGTTCGCTGGTCGAACTCGTGCAGACCCCCGTGCAGCGCGAGATCCTGCACCGCATCACCGCGGTCATGTCCCTGCTGGAGGGCCACGCGGACTACGTCATGGACGGCGTCGGGCCGCAGGTGATCCCGACCGTCGCGGAGATCCGCGAGAAGTTCCAGCAGCGCCGCGCGCGCGGCACCGGCCGCCTCGACCTCGCGCTGCGCAAGCTCCTCGGCATGGACGCCAAGCTCCGGCAGTACCGCGACGGCGAGCGCTTCGTGCGCACCGTCGTCGACCAGGTCGGCATGAGCGGGTTCAACCGGGTGTGGACCTCGCCGAACACCCTCCCCACGCGGGGCGAGATCGCCGAACCGCAGACGTGGGTCGACCGCGTGCACGGCACCCGCTCGGCCCCCTCCTGA
- the tilS gene encoding tRNA lysidine(34) synthetase TilS — MGPHPAVAAVRVAVRDILRSMNPGDLVLVACSGGADSLALAAATAFEAPRAGVRAGAITIDHGLQPGSTRRAVDLVARLRDDLELDPVEALGVRVGRRGGPEAAARSARYEALDIAAARHQARAVFLGHTLDDQAETVLLGLARGSGARSLAGMPAVIGHFRRPLLGIDRDTTRAACAAQNLATWDDPHNADPAYARARVRHDVLPVLEKALGPGISASLARTARLFRDDADALDAWADRVQGEITLDDGGLDVCALAGLPAAVRRRVLRRTAVSAGSPPGDLFARHVDMVERLVTSWRGQGPINLPGGVEIRRRCGKLLFHRPSQL, encoded by the coding sequence GTGGGACCGCATCCTGCCGTCGCCGCCGTCCGCGTAGCCGTCCGTGACATATTGCGCTCGATGAACCCGGGCGATCTCGTCCTGGTGGCGTGCAGCGGCGGAGCCGACTCGCTCGCGCTCGCCGCGGCCACCGCGTTCGAGGCGCCCCGCGCGGGCGTCCGCGCGGGGGCGATCACCATCGACCACGGGTTGCAACCCGGCTCCACCCGCCGCGCGGTCGACCTGGTCGCGCGGCTTCGTGACGATTTGGAGCTGGACCCGGTCGAGGCGCTCGGCGTCCGGGTCGGGCGGCGCGGGGGGCCCGAGGCCGCCGCCCGGTCCGCGCGCTACGAGGCGCTCGACATCGCCGCCGCCCGCCACCAGGCCCGCGCGGTCTTCCTCGGCCACACCCTCGACGACCAGGCGGAGACGGTGCTCCTGGGCCTCGCCCGGGGCTCCGGCGCCCGCTCGCTGGCCGGCATGCCGGCGGTCATAGGGCACTTCCGCCGCCCGCTGCTCGGCATCGACCGCGACACCACGCGCGCGGCCTGCGCCGCCCAGAACCTCGCGACCTGGGACGACCCCCACAACGCCGATCCCGCGTACGCCAGGGCCCGCGTGCGGCACGACGTGCTGCCCGTCCTGGAGAAGGCGCTCGGCCCCGGCATCAGCGCCTCGCTCGCCCGCACCGCGCGCCTCTTCCGCGACGACGCCGACGCCCTCGACGCCTGGGCCGACCGCGTGCAGGGCGAAATCACCCTGGACGACGGCGGATTGGACGTCTGCGCGCTCGCCGGACTTCCGGCCGCCGTACGCCGCCGGGTGCTCCGCCGTACGGCCGTCAGCGCCGGCTCGCCGCCCGGCGACCTGTTCGCCCGGCATGTCGACATGGTGGAGCGCCTGGTGACCTCGTGGCGGGGCCAGGGGCCCATCAACCTGCCAGGCGGCGTCGAGATACGCAGGCGATGTGGAAAGCTTCTCTTCCACCGGCCCTCACAGCTTTGA
- the hpt gene encoding hypoxanthine phosphoribosyltransferase, translating into MDEKDMGTDLARVLVTEDEINAKLRELAQQIDRDYEGRDVLLVGVLKGAVMVMADLARALHSPVKMDWMAVSSYGSGTKSSGVVRILKDLDTDIADRHILVVEDIIDSGLTLSWMLANLASRGPASLEVCAFFRKPEAAKVDIPVKYLGFDIPNEFVVGYGLDYAERYRNLPFVGTLAEHVYGSVKPH; encoded by the coding sequence GTGGACGAGAAAGACATGGGCACCGACCTCGCGCGCGTGCTGGTCACCGAGGACGAGATCAACGCCAAACTGCGCGAGCTGGCCCAGCAGATCGACCGGGATTACGAGGGCCGCGATGTCCTTCTCGTGGGCGTCCTGAAAGGCGCCGTCATGGTCATGGCCGACCTCGCACGCGCCCTGCACTCACCGGTCAAGATGGACTGGATGGCCGTTTCCTCCTACGGCTCGGGCACCAAATCCTCCGGCGTCGTGCGCATCCTCAAGGATCTCGACACCGACATCGCCGACCGCCACATCCTCGTCGTCGAGGACATCATCGACTCGGGCCTCACCCTCTCGTGGATGCTCGCGAACCTCGCGTCGCGCGGACCCGCGTCGCTTGAGGTATGCGCCTTCTTCCGCAAGCCCGAGGCGGCCAAGGTGGATATCCCCGTCAAGTACCTCGGCTTCGACATCCCGAACGAGTTCGTGGTCGGCTACGGTCTCGACTATGCCGAGCGCTACCGCAACCTGCCCTTCGTCGGAACCCTCGCCGAGCACGTGTACGGCAGCGTGAAGCCGCACTGA
- the ftsH gene encoding ATP-dependent zinc metalloprotease FtsH — protein MDVKRIFRGPIMWVVLAVLAVFVLMQLVGGSSGYKGVDTSTVIKAINDNQVKSAKVIGGNDQAVELSLKDGPDGKPIKIDGSSKIKSSYLNDQQGATIAQLLTDKDQAGQIPDGYTVKIGKQSALVSILFSLLPFALIVIVFLFLMNQMQGGGSRVMNFGKSKAKLISKDTPKTTFSDVAGADEAVEELQEIKEFLQEPAKFQAVGAKIPKGVLLYGPPGTGKTLLARAVAGEAGVPFYSISGSDFVEMFVGVGASRVRDLFEQAKANAPAIVFVDEIDAVGRHRGAGLGGGHDEREQTLNQLLVEMDGFDVKGGVILIAATNRPDILDPALLRPGRFDRQIAVERPDLEGRLSILKVHAKGKPVTEDVDLKAVAKRTPGFTGADLSNVLNEAALLTARGNEKLIDNKSLDEAIDRVVAGPQKRTRLMSDKEKKITAYHEGGHALVAHALPNTDPVHKITILSRGRALGYTMVLPEEDKYSTTRNEMLDQLAYMLGGRAAEELVFHDPTTGASNDIEKASALARAMVTQYGMTERLGAIKFGQDASEPFLGREMGHQRDYSEEVAAIVDEEVKRFIEAAHNEAWEILVENRDVLDNLVLALLERETLDRREVAEIFAPVSKRPARPAWTGSSRREPSSRPPVMTPRELTVNGNGTALNGGGTATTGTTGGPAAVPEGPSDSAEK, from the coding sequence ATGGACGTCAAGCGCATTTTCCGCGGGCCGATCATGTGGGTCGTGCTGGCCGTACTTGCTGTCTTCGTCCTGATGCAGCTCGTCGGCGGGTCGAGCGGCTACAAGGGTGTCGACACAAGCACGGTCATCAAGGCCATCAACGACAACCAGGTCAAGAGCGCCAAGGTCATCGGCGGCAACGACCAGGCCGTGGAGCTGTCCCTCAAGGACGGACCGGACGGCAAGCCGATCAAGATCGACGGCAGCAGCAAGATCAAGTCGTCCTATCTGAACGACCAGCAGGGCGCCACGATCGCGCAGCTGCTGACCGACAAGGACCAGGCCGGCCAGATCCCCGACGGCTACACCGTCAAGATCGGCAAGCAGAGCGCCCTCGTCAGCATCCTCTTCTCCCTGCTGCCGTTCGCGCTGATCGTCATCGTCTTCCTGTTCCTGATGAACCAGATGCAGGGCGGCGGCTCCCGGGTGATGAACTTCGGGAAGTCGAAGGCGAAGCTGATCTCGAAGGACACCCCGAAGACGACGTTCTCCGACGTCGCGGGGGCCGACGAGGCCGTCGAGGAGCTTCAGGAGATCAAGGAGTTCCTCCAGGAGCCCGCCAAGTTCCAGGCCGTCGGCGCCAAGATCCCCAAGGGCGTGCTGCTGTACGGCCCGCCCGGCACCGGCAAGACGCTGCTCGCCCGTGCCGTCGCCGGTGAGGCCGGGGTCCCGTTCTACTCCATCTCCGGCTCCGACTTCGTCGAGATGTTCGTCGGCGTCGGCGCCTCCCGGGTCCGCGACCTGTTCGAGCAGGCCAAGGCCAACGCCCCGGCCATCGTCTTCGTCGACGAGATCGACGCCGTCGGCCGGCACCGCGGCGCGGGCCTCGGCGGCGGCCACGACGAGCGCGAGCAGACCCTCAACCAGCTGCTCGTCGAGATGGACGGCTTCGACGTCAAGGGCGGCGTCATCCTCATCGCGGCCACCAACCGCCCCGACATCCTCGACCCCGCGCTGCTGCGCCCGGGCCGCTTCGACCGGCAGATCGCGGTCGAGCGCCCCGACCTCGAAGGCCGCCTGTCGATCCTCAAGGTGCACGCGAAGGGCAAGCCCGTCACCGAGGACGTCGACCTCAAGGCGGTCGCCAAGCGCACGCCCGGCTTCACCGGCGCCGACCTGTCCAACGTGCTGAACGAGGCCGCGCTGCTGACCGCGCGCGGCAACGAGAAGCTGATCGACAACAAGTCGCTCGACGAGGCGATCGACCGCGTGGTCGCCGGTCCGCAGAAGCGGACGCGCCTGATGAGCGACAAGGAGAAGAAGATCACCGCGTACCACGAGGGCGGCCACGCCCTGGTGGCGCACGCGCTCCCCAACACGGACCCGGTGCACAAGATCACGATCCTGTCCCGGGGCCGGGCGCTCGGCTACACGATGGTGCTGCCGGAAGAGGACAAATACTCGACCACCCGCAACGAGATGCTCGACCAGCTCGCGTACATGCTGGGCGGCCGGGCGGCCGAGGAACTGGTCTTCCACGACCCGACCACCGGCGCGTCGAACGACATCGAGAAGGCGTCGGCGCTCGCGCGCGCGATGGTCACGCAGTACGGCATGACCGAGCGCCTGGGCGCGATCAAGTTCGGGCAGGACGCCTCCGAGCCGTTCCTGGGCCGTGAGATGGGACACCAGCGCGACTACTCGGAGGAAGTCGCCGCTATCGTCGACGAAGAGGTCAAGAGGTTCATCGAGGCGGCGCACAACGAGGCCTGGGAAATCCTGGTCGAGAACCGCGACGTGCTCGACAACCTGGTCCTCGCCCTCCTGGAACGGGAGACCCTCGACCGACGCGAGGTCGCGGAGATCTTCGCCCCGGTCAGCAAGCGTCCGGCCCGTCCCGCGTGGACCGGGTCGAGCCGCCGCGAGCCGTCCAGCCGCCCCCCGGTCATGACCCCCAGGGAACTGACCGTCAACGGCAACGGCACGGCGCTCAACGGGGGCGGGACGGCGACCACCGGAACCACCGGCGGGCCGGCGGCTGTTCCCGAAGGCCCGTCCGACTCAGCGGAGAAGTGA
- the folE gene encoding GTP cyclohydrolase I FolE has translation MDPVTLDDGRAVGEFDQDRAERAIRELLIAVGENPDREGLKDTPARVARSYREIFAGLRQSPEDVLTTTFDLGHDEMVLVKDIEVYSSCEHHLVPFHGVAHVGYIPSEDGQITGLSKLARLVDVYAKRPQVQERLTTQVADALVRILRPRGVIVVFECEHMCMTMRGIRKPGAKTVTSAVRGQLLDAATRAEAMSLILER, from the coding sequence ATCGACCCGGTCACCCTCGACGACGGCCGCGCCGTGGGTGAGTTCGACCAGGACCGCGCCGAGCGGGCGATACGTGAGCTGCTGATCGCGGTCGGGGAGAACCCCGACCGCGAGGGGCTCAAGGACACCCCCGCGCGGGTGGCCCGCTCGTACCGCGAGATCTTCGCGGGGCTGCGGCAGAGCCCCGAGGACGTCCTGACCACGACGTTCGACCTCGGCCACGACGAGATGGTGCTGGTCAAGGACATCGAGGTGTACAGCTCCTGCGAGCACCACCTCGTGCCGTTCCACGGTGTCGCGCACGTCGGCTACATCCCGTCCGAGGACGGCCAGATCACCGGCCTGTCCAAGCTCGCCCGCCTCGTCGACGTCTACGCCAAGCGCCCGCAGGTGCAGGAGCGGCTGACCACGCAGGTCGCGGACGCCCTCGTCCGCATCCTGCGCCCGCGCGGCGTGATCGTGGTCTTCGAGTGCGAGCACATGTGCATGACGATGCGCGGCATCCGCAAGCCGGGCGCGAAGACGGTGACCTCCGCGGTGCGGGGCCAACTCCTGGACGCGGCCACGCGCGCCGAGGCGATGAGCCTCATCCTGGAGCGCTGA
- the folP gene encoding dihydropteroate synthase, protein MGVVNVTPDSFSDGGLWFDPEEAIARGHALRAEGADLIDVGGESTRPGAERVPLDEELRRVVPVVRGLAAAGAIVSVDTMRVEVARAAVEAGALLVNDVSGGLADPAMAAFVAEAGVPVVVMHWRGHARTMQDKAHYDDVVGEVRAELAERMDRVVAAGVDPEAVILDPGLGFAKNAEHNWALLAHLEALVELGRPLLVAASRKTFLGRLLADDQGLRPPRGRDDATAAVTALAARAGAWGVRVHEVPASRDAVRVAAAWQAAR, encoded by the coding sequence ATGGGCGTGGTCAATGTGACCCCCGACTCCTTCTCGGACGGGGGCCTGTGGTTCGACCCCGAGGAGGCCATCGCGCGCGGCCACGCGCTGCGCGCCGAGGGCGCCGACCTGATCGACGTCGGCGGTGAGTCGACGCGGCCCGGGGCCGAGCGCGTCCCGTTGGACGAGGAGCTTCGCCGGGTGGTCCCGGTGGTGCGCGGGCTCGCCGCCGCGGGGGCGATCGTCAGTGTCGACACCATGCGGGTCGAGGTCGCCCGTGCCGCGGTCGAGGCCGGGGCGCTGCTGGTCAACGATGTCAGCGGCGGCCTCGCCGACCCCGCGATGGCGGCGTTCGTCGCGGAGGCCGGGGTTCCGGTCGTGGTGATGCACTGGCGCGGGCACGCCCGCACGATGCAGGACAAAGCGCACTACGACGACGTGGTCGGCGAAGTGCGCGCCGAACTTGCCGAGCGCATGGACCGCGTGGTCGCGGCCGGCGTCGACCCCGAGGCGGTCATCCTCGACCCGGGGCTCGGTTTCGCGAAGAACGCCGAGCACAATTGGGCGCTGCTGGCGCACCTTGAGGCGCTTGTGGAACTCGGCCGCCCGCTGCTGGTGGCCGCGTCCCGCAAGACGTTTCTCGGCCGGCTGCTCGCCGACGACCAGGGGCTGCGCCCGCCGCGCGGCCGAGACGACGCGACCGCCGCGGTGACCGCCCTTGCGGCGCGCGCCGGGGCTTGGGGGGTAAGAGTGCACGAGGTTCCGGCCTCTCGGGACGCGGTGCGGGTGGCGGCAGCCTGGCAGGCCGCCCGGTGA
- a CDS encoding nuclear transport factor 2 family protein, translating to MNGPEDELLSPEAAEVRDLNLALWTAVEEGDLDRLGAIWADGPEAATITCVHPGWPVLRGRAEVLRSYALIMANTSYVQFFLTDVQVTLDGDVAILSCTASLLTGMGEEDGDDEAGFAGGQAVVTNVFRRLHGEWRLWLHHASPVLAEADADDDI from the coding sequence ATGAACGGCCCCGAGGACGAGCTGTTGTCCCCCGAAGCGGCCGAGGTGCGCGATCTCAACCTCGCGCTGTGGACCGCTGTCGAGGAGGGCGATCTCGACCGGCTCGGCGCCATATGGGCCGACGGCCCCGAGGCGGCGACGATCACGTGCGTCCACCCGGGCTGGCCGGTGTTGCGCGGCCGGGCGGAAGTGCTGCGGTCGTATGCGCTGATCATGGCGAACACCAGTTATGTGCAGTTCTTCCTCACCGATGTGCAGGTGACGCTCGACGGCGACGTCGCGATCCTGTCGTGCACCGCCAGCCTGCTGACCGGCATGGGCGAGGAGGACGGCGACGACGAAGCCGGGTTCGCGGGCGGACAGGCGGTCGTGACGAACGTTTTCCGGCGCCTGCACGGCGAGTGGCGCCTGTGGCTGCATCACGCGTCCCCGGTGCTCGCCGAGGCGGACGCCGACGACGACATCTGA
- the folB gene encoding dihydroneopterin aldolase: MDRVALRGLKARGHHGVFEHERREGQTFIVDLVLGIDTRPAAAGDDLELTAHYGVIAEEVVAVVQGEPVNLIETLAGRIADACLAHKPVEEVEVVVHKPDAPITVPFDDVTVTIVRSRL; the protein is encoded by the coding sequence CTGGACCGCGTCGCGTTGCGGGGACTCAAGGCCCGGGGCCACCACGGTGTGTTCGAGCACGAGCGCCGGGAAGGCCAGACCTTCATCGTCGACCTGGTGCTGGGGATCGACACGCGTCCGGCGGCGGCCGGCGACGACCTGGAGCTGACCGCGCACTACGGTGTCATCGCCGAGGAGGTCGTGGCCGTCGTGCAGGGCGAGCCGGTGAACCTCATCGAGACGCTGGCCGGGCGGATCGCCGATGCCTGCCTGGCACACAAGCCGGTCGAGGAGGTCGAGGTCGTCGTCCACAAGCCCGACGCCCCGATCACCGTGCCGTTCGACGATGTGACCGTGACGATTGTTCGGAGTCGTTTGTGA
- the folK gene encoding 2-amino-4-hydroxy-6-hydroxymethyldihydropteridine diphosphokinase encodes MRLQALSGPHRAVLALGSNLGNRRENLQGAIDALADTPGVRVNVVSPLYITQAVGGPEDQPEYFNAVVIVDTFLPPEMLLDRAHAVEEAFQRVRTEHWGPRTLDVDIIVYGDEVSDDPQLTIPHPRAHERAFVLAPWVDADPEAEIPGHGRAVDLLVKLGTAGVERRDDLELRLPE; translated from the coding sequence ATGCGGTTGCAGGCCCTCAGCGGCCCGCACCGCGCGGTTCTGGCGCTGGGCAGCAACCTGGGGAACCGCCGGGAGAACCTGCAGGGGGCCATCGACGCGCTTGCCGACACCCCGGGGGTCCGGGTCAACGTCGTCTCGCCGCTCTACATCACGCAGGCGGTCGGCGGGCCCGAGGACCAGCCCGAGTACTTCAACGCGGTCGTGATCGTCGACACGTTCCTGCCGCCGGAGATGCTGTTGGACCGCGCCCACGCGGTGGAGGAGGCGTTCCAGCGCGTCCGCACCGAGCACTGGGGGCCGCGCACGCTCGATGTCGACATCATCGTGTACGGCGACGAGGTGTCCGACGACCCGCAGTTGACCATCCCGCACCCGAGGGCGCACGAGCGGGCGTTCGTGCTCGCGCCGTGGGTCGATGCCGACCCGGAGGCCGAGATTCCCGGCCACGGCCGTGCCGTCGACCTGTTGGTGAAGCTGGGCACGGCCGGTGTCGAGCGCCGCGACGATCTGGAGCTGAGGCTGCCGGAGTGA
- a CDS encoding DUF3180 domain-containing protein — MKPTRPAMLLGLALAPGALVYGAVDLWQTRGTPPGVPVLAPFVLLLLAVVALSAGLSLRARFRAQRERRVDAKPVDPLTAARAAVFAKASSLVGSLVAGLYGGYGVWLWLHLDNDARREQAARCGFSVGAAILLILAGLFLERVCRIPEDPDDPGRPHGSSTSR; from the coding sequence GTGAAGCCGACGCGTCCCGCCATGCTGCTCGGTCTGGCCCTGGCCCCCGGGGCGCTGGTGTATGGCGCCGTCGATCTGTGGCAGACGCGGGGGACGCCTCCGGGTGTACCGGTCCTCGCGCCTTTCGTCCTGCTGCTTCTCGCCGTTGTCGCGCTGTCGGCCGGGCTGTCGCTGCGTGCGCGGTTCCGGGCGCAGCGCGAGCGGCGGGTGGACGCGAAGCCGGTCGATCCGCTGACGGCCGCGCGGGCGGCCGTTTTCGCGAAGGCGAGTTCGCTCGTCGGCTCGTTGGTCGCGGGGTTGTACGGCGGTTACGGAGTGTGGCTGTGGCTGCACTTGGACAACGACGCGCGCCGCGAACAGGCGGCGCGGTGCGGCTTCTCGGTGGGGGCCGCGATCCTGCTGATTCTCGCGGGATTGTTCCTGGAGCGGGTCTGCCGGATTCCGGAGGACCCGGATGATCCGGGGCGTCCGCACGGCTCGTCCACCTCGCGCTGA
- a CDS encoding NADH-quinone oxidoreductase subunit D, whose protein sequence is MTEATLGVGIGADQLDTTDMVLNIGPQHPSTHGVLRLRLVLDGERIRSAEPIVGYMHRGAEKLFEVRDYRQILVLANRHDWLSAFSNELGVVLAVERMLGMEVPERAVWARTLLAELNRVLNHLMFLVSYPLELGAITPIFHAFRDREEIQEVMEEISGGRMHFMFNRVGGLKEDLPAGWLGRVRQAVAGVRARLPVLHDLVRGNEIFRARTEGVGVLDPGTVRAYGVSGPIARASGVDFDLRRDEPYLAYGELTDVLRVVTREEGDCLARFSCLLDQVDVSLDLADACLDRLADLPPGPVNLRLPKVLKAPEGHTYAWTENPLGLNGYYLVSRGEKTPWRLKLRSASFNNVQVLSRLLPGCLVADMVAILGSMFFVVGDIDK, encoded by the coding sequence ATGACAGAGGCCACGCTCGGCGTCGGAATCGGCGCGGACCAACTCGACACCACCGACATGGTGCTCAACATCGGTCCGCAACACCCGTCGACGCACGGCGTCCTGCGGCTGCGCCTGGTGCTGGACGGCGAACGGATCCGCAGCGCCGAACCGATCGTCGGCTACATGCACCGCGGTGCCGAGAAGCTTTTCGAGGTCCGCGACTACCGGCAGATCCTGGTGCTGGCGAACCGGCACGACTGGCTCTCCGCGTTCTCCAACGAACTCGGCGTCGTCCTCGCCGTCGAACGCATGCTCGGCATGGAGGTCCCCGAACGGGCCGTGTGGGCGCGGACGCTGCTCGCCGAACTCAACCGGGTGCTCAACCACCTGATGTTCCTCGTCTCGTATCCGCTCGAACTCGGCGCGATCACCCCGATCTTCCACGCGTTCCGCGACCGCGAGGAGATCCAGGAGGTGATGGAGGAGATCTCCGGCGGGCGCATGCACTTCATGTTCAACCGCGTCGGCGGGCTCAAGGAGGACCTGCCCGCGGGGTGGCTCGGGCGGGTGCGGCAGGCCGTCGCGGGCGTGCGGGCGCGCCTGCCCGTGCTGCACGACCTCGTGCGCGGCAACGAGATCTTCCGGGCGCGCACCGAGGGCGTCGGCGTGCTGGACCCCGGGACCGTGCGCGCGTACGGCGTGAGCGGCCCCATCGCGCGGGCCTCCGGGGTCGACTTCGACCTGCGGCGCGACGAACCGTATCTGGCGTACGGCGAACTCACCGACGTCCTGAGGGTCGTCACGCGCGAGGAGGGCGACTGCCTGGCCCGGTTCTCGTGCCTGCTCGACCAGGTGGACGTGTCGCTCGACCTGGCCGACGCGTGTCTCGACCGGCTGGCCGACCTCCCGCCCGGCCCGGTCAACCTACGGCTGCCCAAGGTGCTCAAGGCCCCCGAGGGGCACACGTACGCCTGGACGGAGAACCCGCTGGGCCTCAACGGCTACTACCTGGTCTCGCGTGGCGAGAAAACGCCGTGGCGTCTGAAGCTGCGGTCGGCGTCGTTCAACAACGTCCAGGTGCTGTCACGCCTGCTGCCGGGGTGCCTGGTCGCGGACATGGTCGCGATCCTGGGCTCGATGTTCTTCGTGGTCGGCGACATCGACAAATAA
- a CDS encoding PH domain-containing protein, whose product MDHALAPPEQAWHPVSEQLFRVRRFLLVVILAPAGVAGGVLVALLVSPWLAVLPLGAVAVVLVWGILALRRNQRSWRYAERADDLLIAHGVQFRRLTVVPYGRMQFVDVTAGPVERRFGIATIKLHTASAGTDAVIRGLPPEEAARLRDRLAERGEARSAGV is encoded by the coding sequence ATGGATCACGCCTTGGCGCCGCCGGAGCAGGCCTGGCATCCGGTGTCCGAGCAGCTGTTTCGCGTGCGGCGGTTTCTGCTGGTCGTGATCCTGGCGCCCGCCGGGGTCGCGGGCGGCGTGCTGGTGGCTCTCCTGGTGTCGCCGTGGCTCGCGGTGCTGCCCCTGGGGGCGGTCGCGGTCGTGCTGGTGTGGGGGATCCTCGCGCTGCGCCGCAACCAGCGGTCGTGGCGGTACGCGGAGCGCGCCGACGACCTGCTGATTGCCCACGGCGTGCAGTTCCGGCGCCTGACGGTGGTGCCGTACGGCCGCATGCAGTTCGTCGACGTGACGGCCGGCCCGGTCGAGCGGCGCTTCGGTATCGCGACGATCAAGCTGCACACCGCGTCGGCGGGCACCGACGCGGTGATCCGGGGGCTTCCACCCGAGGAGGCCGCGCGGCTGCGGGACCGCCTGGCCGAGCGGGGCGAAGCCCGTTCCGCGGGCGTGTGA